GCAACCGTCCGACGCGACCCAGCCGCAGAAAGACCACGACGGCGACGCCGCCGAAATACAGGTGCTGGACGGCCCGGCGGCGCAATGGCGTCAATTGCAGTTTTTCCTGCAACACGGCGTGATGCCCTGGCATTATTCCAACCGCCAGGGCTGGCGACAGGCAGACAGCCACCGCCACTGGCTGGCCGACGCCGTGCGCCGGCACTACGCCGAAGTAAACCGGCTGCTGAACGCCAGCGCCCGCCCGGCCAGCCCGATCGCCCGGTTGGTTTCTCAACTACCGGCGACCGCGTTAAACGGCTGGCTGGAACAACTGACGCCCGCCCATCAGGACATCGCGCTGCGTTGTCTGGCCGCACAGCCGGAACCGGATGCGATGCCCGCCGCGCTACGGGCGCGGCTGCATCGCTACTGGCACCAGCGCATCCATCAGGCGCTGCGCCAGCGCCGCCTGCGACAGGAGTTGCTGCCGATCTGGGCCACGCTGCTCGGCGCCCAGCGCGCACGATTTCTGCTGGCGCTTTACGCCTGCGGGCAACAGCCCGAGGTGGTGCGCGGCATGGCGCAGGCGGTGGATGACGACGCCTTCGACGATCTGCTGACGCTGTTGGCACCGCAGGCGCAACCGTTCATCCAACAGGTAATCAGACATCCGGCGTGGTTCCGCCATCCCGAACCTACCGTCGCCACGGACCAGAGCGCCCCGCTGGATCTGCTGCTGCGTGAATTCACCCTGCATTATCTGCTGGTGCAGCGCGGCAGCCAGTTCAACAAGCGGCGCTACATGGCCGGGCTGGTCGGCCGCATGGCGGCGCACCACAACATCGAGCGGACCGACGTGCTGCAAACGCTGTACCTGCAACTGGCGGCGTGGCCGGGCGACCAGGCGCTGAAACAGCCGTTGCTGTCGCTGCTGACCACGCTGTGGGGAGAAATGGCGCCGCTCGCCCGCGCGCTGCCCCATCTGCCGGACATGACGCCGGGCGCTCAGCCGGTGCGACACCGGCCGACTACCGGCGACGCGGTTAGACATCGGGAACCGGTCGCGGCAGAAACCACCGACCACAGGCTCCGGCAACAGTGGGCAGAGGCGCTGCAACAGGCTGATGACGCGGCGCTGAATCGGGTGTGGCGCCAGTGCTCGCCCGCCATGCTGCTGACGTTACGCCCGCTGTTGATGCGCTGCGGCCAGCAGAGTCAGGTACGCCAGCGCTGGGTGGTGCGTTTTTCCACGGCGACGCAGTATCGCCTGCTGACCCTGCTGGAACCGGCGGACGCGCCGTTCATCCGCGACCTGATGGACGACGTGCGCGCCAGCCAGCCGACTATCGCCGCCCGTTCGGCCAACGCCCCCGGCGAATCGTTGTTGACGCACAGCCTGTGGAGCCTCACGTTCAGCTATCTGCTGGCGGAACGCGGCAGCGAATTCAACCGACAAAGCTATCTGGACGCGCTGCTGCGGCAACTGGCGGCGCATCATAACCTGTCGCGCCAGGCGCTGATCGACGCCTTGCTGCACCATCTGCACAGCGCTGCGGCCGCTACCGCGGTGCGCCGGGCGCTGCTGACGATGCTCACCCGGCTGCGCGAAAGCGAGCCTCCCGCACCGCCGCCGCAACCGGCACCAGCACCAGCACCAGCACCAAAACCCCCAGCGTCATGCCACATTGACGCGGATCTCCCTGTGCCGGCGCACCCGTTGCTTGACGCCGCCTGTTATCAGTACCTGTACGACGTACTGGCCCTCGGCGACCCGACGCGCCGCTTTGAGCCGCCCGCTGAGGCGCAAACCGCCTGGCGCGCCGCGTCATCGTATGCCGGTAATGACCTACAGCGCTGCGTGCAGCGGTTACTGACTCACCACCCGTTGCTGCTCCAGCGCTGGCTGGCGGCATCAACGCACCACCCCGCCGGTTGGCTGCGGCTGTGCGCCGCCCTGCGCCCGTCGCAGGCCGCCCAGTTGCTCGCCCAGTTGGTCGCGCTGCGTCAGCCAGCGAGCCACCTGCGTAGCCTGACGAGCACGCTCGACAACGTCACCCGCCGCCTGATCGTGGCACAGCGGCAGGCGTTTTACGGGCAGATGATCGACGCGCTGGCCGCCAACCGCACGCCGGACTGGCTGGCGATACGCGATGCGGTCAGCCAGCTCGCCCCGTCGTCTGACGTGGTCGCGCCTCAGCCGGTCAACGCCATAACGGCCGATGCTTCGGTGCGACCGGCGATGGACGACGACAGCGCGTTGGCGTTGTTGAACCGGCTCACACGCCACGCTTCAGCGACGATAGCCGACGACGACATTGCCGCGCTCTCCGCCGCACTGGCGCGCCTGCTGCCCACGCAGCCGGAGGCGGTTCGCCGTTTTCTGCTGCCCGCCCTGCGATCGGCGGACACGGCCGAGCGGCTGGCGGACGCGCTATCCGACACCCTGCATACGGCCTTACTGCTGCTGTTGTGCCGTGCCGACTTTCTGGCGCTGCACCCATATGGCCGTTTTATCGCCAACCTCTGCCATCGCCACCCGGCCTACCACGGCGCGGCGCAGGTGCTGGAGAGCCAGCTGTGGCGCACGCTGTACCACCATCTGTTCGTTGCGGGTTCACCGCCGGATATCGCCGCCTTTATCATCGATTATCTGGACAGACTGGCTACCAATGAGCCACTACGCAGCCATCAGCCGTCGCCGGCGGCGTTTTACCGTTTTCTGCTGCAACAGGCGCAGGCCGAGCGGTTACCCATGACCCACGTGCTGACCGAACGCCTGCAACGGTTGATCACCGCCGCCGGCCTGCATCAGGAGCCGCCGGCGATTGTCGCCGTGGCGAATGCCGGGCAAGCGCCTGAACCCGCCATCGTCGCCACGCCGCCGGTTGAACCGTCAAACGTCGCCTATGCGCCGCGGCTAGCGGCGGCGCCGGAGATGGCAGTACCGGGCATTGCAGTACCGGACATTGCAGTACAGGACATTGCAGCACAGGACATTGCAGCACCAGATAGTGCAGCATCGGATAGCGCAGTGCCGGATATTGCGATGCCGAATAATGCAGCGTCGAATAGTGCTGTGTCAGACATGGCGGTGCCGGACACCGCGGTTCCGGCGGTTATCGACTGGCGGGGCGACGAGACGTTGAACACCGACGAACCGGTGCCGATCGCCAATGCCGGGCTGGTGCTGGTCGCCCCCTATCTCCCTCGCCTGCTGACGCGGCTGGCGCTGGTGCAGGACGGCGCATTCCCGCAGCCGGACGCCCGCTATCAGGCCATCCACCGCCTGCAATATCTGGTCGATCAGGGACAAAACTGCGCCGAATACCACCTGGCGCTGAACAAACTGCTGTGCGGCCTGCCGCTCAACGCGCCGATTCCGTTAACGCCGCCGCCTGACGCCGCCGCCCGCGACACGCTGGACGCATTGCTGGCCGCCATCCTTCAGCACTGGAATGCGCTAGGCCACACTTCGGTTGACGGCCTGCGCCAGACCTTTCTGCAACGCGAAGGCACCCTGTGGCGGCAGGCGGACAGTTGGAAACTGGAGGTGGCTCCCGGCCCGTTCGACATGCTGCTCGACCGGCTGCCGTGGGGGTATTCGACCATCAAATACCCCTGGATGGATCGGCCGCTGCACGTGGTCTGGCGTTGAACGCCGCTTGCCGGGCAGCCTCCGTATTACCGACAGCCATGCATTACCGACAGCCATGCATCACCGACGACCATGCATTACCGACAACATGCATCACCGACCAACATACGGGAGAACGCCATCGCCATGAGGATTCACCGCTTCACCGGGCGCAACGCGACACTGACGCCGCTGCTGGCCTTGTTGCTTCCATTGGCATTGCTGCTCCCGCCGGCTGCCTATACCGCACCGCCGGAATCGGCGTCCGCGCCGTCCGTCGCGCCCGACGCCCCGACTTACGCCCAATGCCTGCAAGCGCTGGAGCGGATGGACAGCCGACGCTTTACCCGCATCACGCAGGATAAACTGGCGATCATCTACCACGACAATTCGGCGTATCAGGCGGATTATCACCAACCGGGCGACTACCTTGCCGACGGGCTGTTCGGCCCCAAGACGCGCAAATGGCTGGCGACGTTTTGCGGTGAATTCGACATCACGCCGCCGCCCAACCGCAACACCTTCGCCGAAGTGCTGCTGGTGTCGCTAGCCAAGGTGTCGGAACTTGACCAGCTCTACCCTTACTGGCGTAACCGCATGGGCGCGCCGGAACTGTTGCAGTGGCCGGCGCAGAAAACCATCGACTTCCTCACGACGCAGATGGACGGCGTCATCCCCCCGCCGCCGGAGACAACGTCGCCGCAGTATTACGCCCTGACGGAGGACGACCTGCGCAAACTGGCGGAGCGCAACGCCATCCAGACCCAACTGGACGACCTGATCGGCCACCAGTTCACCAGCCCGGTGGAACTGAACAACGCGGTGCGCCCGTTGATCCGCCAGTTGCACGGCAATGAGGAGCAGATCCTGCGACAGATTGTGGACGCCGTACCGGCCAGCGACGGTAACCGCAGCCGTCCCCAACCCGCCGCCGCGCGTTCCACGCCGGGGGACAGCACACTGGAGGACAACCCGACGGACGACAGGGCGCAGCCCGACGATCAGGCGCGTGCCGATGTCGCCGACGCCCGGCAACACAGCGACGCCGGCACCGCCGCGCCGGTTACCGTCTATTCGCTGAATCAGAATGCGCTGGAGCTGGCTTATCTGGATCTCAATCTGGTGTCGGTAGACAAAGACGCACTGGCGCGGCTGGCAACGTTGAAAGACACCCCGTTCGCCGACCGCTACCAACTGGCGGTGGCGATGAAAATGGCCGGGCTTGACCGCCTCAGCCACCAGAGCCGGCAACGCATTCTGGAGATCGCCCACAAAGACGGCGCGCCTGCGGCAACTACCCCGCCGATGGTCTGGCGCGCCCCCGCCGACTGCGGCTGTGAAGACAGCACCCCGAACGTTAACGGCGCCGACGCCACCTTCTACGGTTTTTATCCTTACTGGCAGCCGCTGACCGACGGGCAAACCCTCAACTTTCGTCAACTGGACCGCATCGGCTATTTCTCCGCCGCGGTCTTGCCGGGCGCGCGCGACCCGCAACTGGTGCTGCCGCCCAACTGGCGCAAAACCCGCCCTTATAACGATTTTATCCGGCTGGCGCACCGCTACCGCACCCATGTCGATCTGGTGGTGTCCACGCCGAGAAAACTGCCGTCGCCGGCGCTGGTCAGCCTGTTCACCTCGTCACTGATCGCCCGTCTCGGCGCCAGCATTCAAACCCCGCTTGACGACGACTGGATCAACCGCGCCAAACCCTGGCTGACCTTCGGTTTGAGTCCGTCGGATACGATGGCGGACGGCGTAACGCTGGACTTCGACCTGACCCGGCTCACCACCCGCGCCGGTCAGCAGACGTTTATGCGCTTTGTGCAGGCGCTGCGCAAAACCCTCACGCCCGTCGGCCAAACGCCCGAGACGCCGCCCCGCTACGCCATCAACCTGATGGTGCCGGTGGAGCCGCTGCTGAAGGGCCAGGGGTTTTATACGCTGGATAACCTGCGGGAACTGCTACCGTATGTGGATCGGTTTATTCTGCAGCCGGAGCCCCCTGACGGCATGGTCAAACCGCGTCGGGCGCTCGACCAGTTGAGCGATCTGCGCCATTTTTTAAGCCAGCAGCCGCAGGCCGCCGTTCCTGAGCTGTATCGCAAGATGGTGCCGATCCTGATTACCGACGCCAACCGCCAGCAGACGACTGATCTGGCGGAACTGGTGCGCTACAGCAGTTGGAGCTTTCTCAGCGCCGCTTACTGGCCGCTGCCGCTCGACGAAGCCAGCCAGCAGCTCATCAGCCAGACGTACTACCCCACCGCCGACCTGCCGGCGCCGCTGGCGCAGATAGCCGCGGCAGTCAATGCGGTTATCGACATCATCTGCCCCAACCGCTGGGTGCTGCGCCTGATCCTGTTTATCACCTTCTGGGGGATTGTCGTCACCGGCGTCGCCAGCCTGTGGCTGTTCCCGGTGCGCAAGGTCACCGACTCGCTGTGGTTCGCCGGTTTCGTGGTGCTGTTCGCCGCGGCGCTAATGCTGGCGCTGGTAGCCGACCCGTACTGGCAACAATACCAGACGCTGATCCTGCTACTGTTCGCCGCCGTGGTGGTGACCATCGCCGTACTGCAACGCATCAGGAAAAACCGGCGGGAGCGGAATCCGTAACCACAGGCGGCAGTCTGAATCGTTCCTGCTATTGGGTTGGGCCGCTATCAGCCCGCTGCTGAAACGGCCGGCGACATAATCCCCCGCACCGAACCCCTGACCTTCAGATGCCCGGCCAGTTCGATACGCTGGGCGACGCCGAGCGACTGGGTCGGCAGCAGTTGCTGGGTGAGCAGGTGCAACGCCGCGCGGGCCATCTCTTCAAACGGCAGATGCACGGTGGTGAGCGCCAGCGGCAGCATATCCAGCGGCAGGATATCGTCCATCCCCATCACCGACATGTCATCCGGCACCCGCAGGCCGTGCTGGTTGAGCGCCTCCGCCACGCCGATGGCCTGATTGTCGGCGGCGCAGAAGATAGCGGTGACGCCAAGCCGGTCCGGGTGTTGCGCCAGCCAGCCGAGCAGCGCGTCGCGGGCGGTCAGCGGCTGGAAATCCGGCAGCGACAGAATTAACCGTTCATCCAGCGGGATACCCGCTTCAACCAGCGCGTCGCGGTAGCCGCGTTCGCGCTCACGGATGGTCT
The DNA window shown above is from Dickeya dadantii NCPPB 898 and carries:
- a CDS encoding contractile injection system tape measure protein, producing the protein MTQPHRIHTASLTLDFRHSSEAERFERDAPRFVQQQLLPLIDTLFDRFSPPHQLWVIDHLTFDLGALPASDLESALLAALQQQLTDALRARQPSDATQPQKDHDGDAAEIQVLDGPAAQWRQLQFFLQHGVMPWHYSNRQGWRQADSHRHWLADAVRRHYAEVNRLLNASARPASPIARLVSQLPATALNGWLEQLTPAHQDIALRCLAAQPEPDAMPAALRARLHRYWHQRIHQALRQRRLRQELLPIWATLLGAQRARFLLALYACGQQPEVVRGMAQAVDDDAFDDLLTLLAPQAQPFIQQVIRHPAWFRHPEPTVATDQSAPLDLLLREFTLHYLLVQRGSQFNKRRYMAGLVGRMAAHHNIERTDVLQTLYLQLAAWPGDQALKQPLLSLLTTLWGEMAPLARALPHLPDMTPGAQPVRHRPTTGDAVRHREPVAAETTDHRLRQQWAEALQQADDAALNRVWRQCSPAMLLTLRPLLMRCGQQSQVRQRWVVRFSTATQYRLLTLLEPADAPFIRDLMDDVRASQPTIAARSANAPGESLLTHSLWSLTFSYLLAERGSEFNRQSYLDALLRQLAAHHNLSRQALIDALLHHLHSAAAATAVRRALLTMLTRLRESEPPAPPPQPAPAPAPAPKPPASCHIDADLPVPAHPLLDAACYQYLYDVLALGDPTRRFEPPAEAQTAWRAASSYAGNDLQRCVQRLLTHHPLLLQRWLAASTHHPAGWLRLCAALRPSQAAQLLAQLVALRQPASHLRSLTSTLDNVTRRLIVAQRQAFYGQMIDALAANRTPDWLAIRDAVSQLAPSSDVVAPQPVNAITADASVRPAMDDDSALALLNRLTRHASATIADDDIAALSAALARLLPTQPEAVRRFLLPALRSADTAERLADALSDTLHTALLLLLCRADFLALHPYGRFIANLCHRHPAYHGAAQVLESQLWRTLYHHLFVAGSPPDIAAFIIDYLDRLATNEPLRSHQPSPAAFYRFLLQQAQAERLPMTHVLTERLQRLITAAGLHQEPPAIVAVANAGQAPEPAIVATPPVEPSNVAYAPRLAAAPEMAVPGIAVPDIAVQDIAAQDIAAPDSAASDSAVPDIAMPNNAASNSAVSDMAVPDTAVPAVIDWRGDETLNTDEPVPIANAGLVLVAPYLPRLLTRLALVQDGAFPQPDARYQAIHRLQYLVDQGQNCAEYHLALNKLLCGLPLNAPIPLTPPPDAAARDTLDALLAAILQHWNALGHTSVDGLRQTFLQREGTLWRQADSWKLEVAPGPFDMLLDRLPWGYSTIKYPWMDRPLHVVWR